From Oligoflexus sp., the proteins below share one genomic window:
- a CDS encoding S8 family serine peptidase has translation MRGMLAAWTTLLGVGVSGVSLAEARMIDFEKPHRPNRYIVRLKDDAAAARSLFRAAGVTPVHSFSTLNAFVVETDKGMEADALEALRQNPDVAYVQANRIFKISKTPNDPSYGSQYHHKNIASTQAWEVNTGDKEVVVAVIDTGVNYTHPDLAPNYWTNPGESGLDAKGKDKRSNGVDDDGNGYVDDFRGWNFVKNTNDPMDDHGHGTHCAGLIGAKGNNGMNVVGVNWDVSIVGLKFIDGKTGEGDTEGALKAIEYANKMGIPITSNSWGGQVDNTYDPNEPDALKELIAQSGEQGFLFVAAAGNDGSNNDKKATLPASYDLDNILSVAATGSTDALAIYSSYGVSTVDIAAPGSNVLSTWLGTRTQKLSGTSMAAPVVAGAAALLKAAHPNWTAKEIKARLMETVDPISALKTRVMSGGRLNVGRALAD, from the coding sequence ATGAGAGGTATGCTGGCGGCATGGACTACTCTTTTAGGTGTAGGCGTTTCAGGCGTGAGCCTGGCCGAAGCTCGTATGATTGATTTTGAGAAGCCTCACCGTCCGAATCGTTACATTGTCCGTTTGAAAGATGATGCCGCAGCCGCACGCTCACTCTTTCGTGCCGCCGGGGTTACTCCCGTTCACAGTTTTTCGACTTTGAATGCCTTCGTCGTCGAAACAGATAAGGGCATGGAAGCCGATGCTCTGGAAGCTTTGCGTCAGAACCCTGATGTGGCTTACGTTCAGGCCAACCGCATCTTCAAAATTTCAAAAACGCCCAACGACCCCAGCTATGGGTCGCAGTATCATCATAAGAACATAGCCAGCACGCAGGCGTGGGAAGTGAACACCGGTGACAAGGAAGTGGTCGTCGCTGTGATCGACACCGGCGTGAACTATACGCATCCGGATCTGGCTCCCAACTACTGGACCAACCCGGGTGAAAGCGGACTCGACGCCAAGGGCAAGGACAAGCGCAGCAATGGTGTCGACGATGATGGCAACGGTTATGTTGATGACTTCCGCGGTTGGAACTTTGTCAAGAACACCAACGATCCCATGGACGATCACGGTCATGGCACCCACTGCGCGGGTCTGATCGGGGCCAAGGGCAATAACGGCATGAACGTCGTGGGTGTTAACTGGGATGTCAGTATTGTCGGTCTGAAATTCATCGACGGCAAGACCGGCGAAGGGGACACCGAAGGTGCCCTGAAGGCCATTGAATATGCTAATAAAATGGGCATTCCTATCACCAGCAACAGCTGGGGTGGGCAGGTGGATAATACCTATGATCCGAATGAGCCGGATGCTTTGAAGGAACTCATCGCTCAGTCTGGCGAACAAGGGTTTCTCTTCGTGGCTGCTGCCGGCAACGACGGCTCGAACAACGATAAGAAAGCAACCCTGCCCGCGAGTTATGATCTTGATAATATCCTGTCGGTTGCCGCTACAGGTTCGACCGATGCTCTGGCCATTTACTCAAGCTACGGTGTAAGCACCGTGGATATCGCAGCTCCAGGCAGCAACGTGCTTTCCACCTGGCTCGGCACCCGCACGCAAAAATTAAGCGGCACATCCATGGCGGCTCCTGTGGTCGCGGGCGCGGCTGCTCTTCTGAAAGCGGCTCATCCGAACTGGACCGCGAAAGAAATCAAAGCCCGGCTCATGGAAACCGTGGATCCGATTTCAGCCTTGAAAACAAGGGTGATGAGCGGTGGACGTCTGAACGTCGGCCGGGCCCTTGCCGACTGA
- a CDS encoding tetratricopeptide repeat protein — MVDLLSRKVLSLCAQQNRELVRKALAMANYKVSFISSLSEVTSAIAEFKPSVMVHDWAAVDETQTRKFHLNFARTSTATELVRVLIVPDVTPNLLAFANDALIERVYSYGSASLNLGAELDMVTSVQDKSEIAQLVRETRAEGFKYDQQKLDSKVEELYQKFPHDNKVKLEFGNLNFRQNKYAEALVLASDLVAREPQNLRAMNLMARAMMKQGQWDKALETLEQAQILSPSNPERLVMIGDACYGKGDLNKALQCYEEAADLDPDMVPAAHRQMGQIKLEMGQVEEALNLFKNSVSEDESAGFFNNAAVAAVRDGKPEQALKLYETAMRALKTNRLKPLIHFNIALSHRRLGDNEGAVKHLKKALQIDPNYEKAKVQLEQLLRQPLKKSS, encoded by the coding sequence ATGGTTGATTTGTTAAGCCGTAAGGTTCTCTCGCTGTGTGCTCAGCAAAACCGTGAACTGGTGCGCAAAGCATTGGCCATGGCGAACTATAAAGTGAGCTTTATCAGCTCGCTGAGCGAAGTCACATCCGCCATCGCTGAATTCAAGCCGAGCGTTATGGTTCACGACTGGGCGGCCGTCGACGAAACCCAGACCCGTAAATTCCACCTCAATTTTGCCCGGACCAGCACCGCCACAGAGCTCGTGCGCGTTCTGATCGTGCCGGACGTCACGCCCAATCTTTTGGCCTTTGCCAACGATGCCCTCATCGAGCGCGTTTACAGCTACGGCTCGGCGAGCCTGAATCTGGGGGCGGAGCTGGATATGGTGACCTCGGTCCAGGATAAGAGTGAAATAGCCCAGCTCGTTCGCGAGACGCGGGCGGAAGGCTTCAAGTACGATCAGCAGAAACTGGATAGTAAGGTCGAGGAGCTTTATCAGAAGTTCCCCCACGATAACAAGGTGAAACTTGAATTCGGCAACCTGAACTTCCGGCAGAATAAATATGCCGAGGCCTTGGTCCTGGCTTCGGACCTCGTGGCGCGTGAGCCGCAGAACCTGCGAGCCATGAATCTGATGGCCCGGGCCATGATGAAACAGGGGCAGTGGGATAAAGCCTTGGAAACCCTGGAGCAGGCTCAGATCCTGAGTCCCTCCAATCCCGAGCGCCTCGTTATGATCGGCGATGCGTGCTATGGCAAGGGCGATCTGAACAAGGCCCTGCAGTGCTACGAAGAAGCCGCGGATCTTGATCCCGACATGGTTCCCGCTGCGCATCGGCAGATGGGGCAAATCAAATTGGAAATGGGGCAGGTCGAGGAAGCTCTCAATCTTTTCAAAAACAGCGTGTCCGAAGACGAGTCAGCTGGATTCTTCAATAATGCAGCGGTCGCCGCTGTTCGAGACGGCAAGCCGGAGCAGGCTCTGAAACTCTATGAAACAGCCATGCGGGCTCTCAAAACCAATCGCCTGAAGCCGCTGATTCATTTCAACATCGCCTTGTCCCATCGCCGTCTTGGTGACAACGAAGGTGCCGTCAAGCATCTGAAAAAAGCGCTGCAGATTGATCCCAATTATGAGAAAGCGAAGGTGCAGCTTGAGCAGCTGCTGCGACAGCCGCTGAAGAAATCATCTTGA
- a CDS encoding response regulator, with amino-acid sequence MRRVLVVEDAESVRKGILDALRGIKDLDVTEAEDGNRGFALLQNQPQPYDLVLMDYQMPGMTGIDILRSLRDKGRALSCPVVMITTEFESRGSEAKDLNIVAWIIKPISKARLEQLVIQIFEDLDAPV; translated from the coding sequence ATGCGACGAGTATTGGTCGTTGAAGACGCGGAATCGGTAAGAAAGGGAATCCTGGATGCCCTGCGCGGCATCAAGGATCTTGACGTAACGGAAGCCGAGGACGGCAACCGAGGCTTTGCGCTTTTGCAGAATCAGCCCCAGCCTTATGACCTTGTGCTCATGGATTACCAAATGCCTGGCATGACGGGCATTGATATCCTCCGCAGCTTACGCGACAAGGGCCGGGCTCTAAGCTGTCCTGTGGTCATGATCACGACAGAATTTGAAAGCCGAGGGTCCGAGGCCAAGGATCTGAATATCGTGGCCTGGATCATAAAACCGATCAGCAAAGCTCGCCTGGAGCAGCTCGTGATACAGATCTTTGAAGACCTCGATGCCCCTGTTTAA